Proteins encoded in a region of the Halarcobacter mediterraneus genome:
- a CDS encoding carboxymuconolactone decarboxylase family protein — translation MKNFPEHYEELTSWMKKLGLEMPEVMQGFQSLHGASLKSNALDSKTKELIALGIAITVRCDGCISFHVHDAMKAGASKEEIAETVSVSILMGGGPSVVYGIEAMQALSQFQEKGI, via the coding sequence ATGAAAAATTTCCCTGAACATTACGAAGAATTAACAAGCTGGATGAAAAAATTAGGTCTAGAAATGCCTGAAGTTATGCAAGGTTTTCAGTCTTTACATGGAGCTAGTTTAAAATCAAATGCCTTAGATTCTAAAACAAAAGAGTTAATAGCTTTAGGTATTGCTATAACAGTAAGATGTGATGGTTGCATATCATTTCACGTGCATGATGCAATGAAAGCAGGAGCTAGTAAAGAAGAAATTGCTGAAACAGTTTCTGTTTCTATTCTTATGGGTGGTGGTCCTTCAGTGGTTTATGGAATTGAGGCAATGCAAGCACTTAGTCAATTTCAAGAAAAAGGTATATAA